Proteins encoded together in one Corynebacterium liangguodongii window:
- a CDS encoding adenylate kinase, translating into MRLVLLGPPGAGKGTQAAILSEKLGVPHISTGDLFRANIGEGTPLGVEAKEYIDAGRLVPTELTARMVEARLNEPDAAEGFLLDGFPRTVEQASILEDLLSKQGVSLDGVLNFQVDEDVVVERMLARGREDDNEETIRTRLGVYREETAPLIDHYGDAIINIDAVGEVDEVNGRAMDALSALPR; encoded by the coding sequence ATGCGACTCGTTCTACTCGGCCCTCCCGGCGCCGGCAAAGGCACCCAGGCTGCAATCCTCTCCGAAAAGCTCGGCGTTCCCCACATCTCCACCGGCGACCTCTTCCGCGCCAACATCGGCGAGGGCACCCCGCTGGGCGTGGAGGCGAAGGAATACATCGACGCTGGCCGGTTGGTGCCCACCGAGCTGACCGCGCGCATGGTTGAGGCCCGACTCAACGAGCCGGACGCGGCGGAGGGCTTCCTACTCGATGGTTTCCCGCGCACGGTGGAGCAGGCGTCGATCCTCGAAGACCTCCTTTCCAAGCAGGGCGTGAGCCTTGATGGGGTTCTCAACTTCCAGGTCGATGAGGACGTCGTGGTCGAGCGCATGCTCGCCCGCGGGCGCGAGGACGACAACGAGGAGACGATCCGCACCCGCCTGGGCGTCTACCGCGAGGAGACCGCCCCGTTGATCGACCACTACGGGGATGCGATCATCAACATCGACGCCGTCGGCGAGGTTGATGAGGTAAACGGCCGCGCCATGGACGCCCTGAGCGCGCTGCCGCGATGA
- the map gene encoding type I methionyl aminopeptidase: MIFRARRGRIPAKTPAELDAMEAAGRVVGAALVEVRAAARPGVSTAELDRVAEEVIRSHGAQPTFLGYNGFPGSICASVNDVVVHGIPSERTVLAEGDLVSIDCGATLDGWVGDSAWSFGIGELDGGVDKLNRATAWVLDEGLQAMVPGNRLGDVSFALEAATRQAEERFGVALGILDGYGGHGIGRSMHEDPYLPNEGKAGRGPLIQEGSVLAIEPMLILGGEVDSAVLDDDWTVVTADGSPASHWEHTVAATASGPRILTPRAED; the protein is encoded by the coding sequence ATGATCTTCCGCGCGCGCCGCGGCCGCATTCCCGCGAAGACCCCCGCCGAGCTCGACGCGATGGAGGCGGCGGGCCGGGTCGTCGGCGCGGCCCTCGTGGAAGTGCGCGCGGCCGCCCGCCCGGGAGTGAGCACCGCCGAGCTCGACCGCGTTGCCGAGGAAGTGATCCGCTCCCACGGGGCGCAGCCGACGTTTTTGGGCTACAACGGGTTCCCGGGATCGATTTGCGCCTCCGTCAACGACGTTGTGGTGCACGGCATTCCGAGCGAGCGCACCGTCCTGGCCGAGGGCGATCTGGTCTCCATCGACTGCGGCGCCACCCTTGACGGTTGGGTCGGGGATTCCGCGTGGTCGTTCGGGATCGGGGAGCTCGACGGGGGAGTGGATAAGCTCAACCGCGCGACCGCGTGGGTGCTCGATGAGGGGCTTCAGGCGATGGTGCCCGGCAATCGGCTTGGCGATGTCTCCTTTGCGCTCGAGGCCGCGACGCGACAGGCGGAGGAGCGCTTCGGCGTGGCGCTTGGAATCCTCGACGGATACGGCGGCCACGGCATCGGCCGGAGCATGCACGAGGATCCGTACCTGCCCAACGAGGGCAAGGCCGGGCGCGGACCGCTCATCCAGGAGGGTTCCGTGCTCGCGATCGAGCCCATGCTCATCCTCGGCGGCGAGGTCGATAGCGCGGTGCTTGACGACGACTGGACGGTCGTCACCGCCGATGGCTCGCCCGCCTCCCACTGGGAGCATACGGTTGCGGCGACCGCGTCCGGCCCGCGGATTCTCACGCCCCGGGCGGAGGATTAG
- a CDS encoding L,D-transpeptidase — translation MVSFSPRRVAAVLASAGVAFSLMNSPAVAAAQPAPAPVSSSAQSLGAFAQQVNSSLTSATRENAWNVRQSLIAQAGALSAINPALPEQARVEIDRAFEAMFPGLVAEHTPAPAPAPAPAPAPEPPAAPAPAPAPAFDYGACPKDAKVCVDIAGQRSWLQNNGEAYYVASHVATGKPGFETPRGTFYVNRKIKDEISYEFGNAPMPFATYFTYNGIAFHEGDPAYLSHGCVRMHRQDAERYFADLQIGDKVVVY, via the coding sequence ATGGTCTCTTTCTCGCCTCGCCGCGTAGCCGCCGTCCTCGCCTCGGCGGGGGTTGCGTTCTCGCTCATGAATTCCCCCGCCGTGGCTGCTGCCCAGCCCGCCCCGGCGCCTGTGTCCTCGTCCGCGCAAAGCCTTGGTGCGTTTGCGCAGCAGGTCAACTCTTCGCTGACGAGCGCGACGCGCGAGAACGCGTGGAACGTCCGCCAGTCGCTCATCGCCCAGGCCGGCGCGCTCTCCGCGATCAACCCGGCGCTGCCCGAGCAGGCGCGTGTGGAGATCGACCGCGCCTTCGAGGCAATGTTCCCGGGCCTGGTCGCCGAGCACACCCCGGCGCCTGCCCCGGCTCCTGCGCCCGCCCCGGCACCCGAGCCCCCCGCCGCCCCGGCGCCCGCGCCCGCCCCGGCGTTCGACTACGGAGCCTGCCCGAAGGACGCCAAGGTCTGCGTCGATATCGCGGGGCAGCGGTCCTGGCTGCAGAACAACGGAGAGGCCTACTACGTCGCGTCGCACGTGGCAACCGGCAAGCCCGGGTTTGAGACCCCGCGCGGGACGTTCTACGTCAACCGAAAGATCAAGGACGAGATCTCCTACGAGTTCGGCAACGCGCCGATGCCGTTTGCGACATACTTCACCTACAACGGCATCGCCTTCCACGAGGGCGACCCGGCGTACCTCTCCCACGGCTGTGTGCGCATGCACCGCCAGGACGCCGAGCGTTACTTCGCCGACCTGCAGATCGGCGACAAGGTCGTCGTCTACTAG
- the infA gene encoding translation initiation factor IF-1: MAKEGAIEVEGRIVEPLKNAMFRVELDNGHEVLAHISGKMRQHYIRILPEDRVIVELSPYDLDRGRITYRYK; encoded by the coding sequence ATGGCAAAAGAAGGCGCAATTGAAGTCGAGGGCCGCATCGTCGAGCCCTTGAAGAACGCGATGTTCCGTGTCGAGCTTGACAACGGTCACGAGGTTCTGGCCCACATCAGTGGCAAGATGCGCCAGCACTACATCCGCATCCTCCCGGAGGACCGAGTCATCGTGGAGCTCTCGCCCTACGACCTCGACCGCGGGCGGATCACCTACCGCTACAAGTAG
- the rpsM gene encoding 30S ribosomal protein S13, which translates to MARLAGVDLPRNKRMEIALTYIYGIGPTRSKELLEKTGISPDLRTDNLSDDQLAALRDAIESSYTVEGDLRREVQADIRRKIEIGSYQGLRHRRGLPVRGQRTKTNARTRKGPKKTIAGKKK; encoded by the coding sequence ATGGCACGTCTAGCTGGCGTCGATCTGCCGCGCAACAAGCGCATGGAGATCGCACTGACCTACATCTACGGAATCGGGCCGACCCGTTCCAAGGAGCTGCTTGAGAAGACCGGCATCTCTCCTGACCTGCGTACCGACAACCTGAGTGACGATCAGCTCGCCGCCCTGCGCGACGCCATCGAGTCCTCCTACACCGTGGAGGGCGATCTGCGCCGCGAGGTCCAGGCTGACATCCGCCGCAAGATTGAAATCGGTTCCTACCAGGGCCTGCGTCACCGCCGTGGTCTGCCCGTGCGCGGCCAGCGCACGAAGACCAACGCGCGCACTCGCAAGGGCCCGAAGAAGACCATCGCAGGAAAGAAGAAGTAA
- the rpsK gene encoding 30S ribosomal protein S11 encodes MPPKTRSGARRTGRRVVKKNVAAGHAYIKSTFNNTIVSITDPNGAVISWASSGHVGFKGSRKSTPFAAQMAAENAARKAMEHGMKKVDVFVKGPGSGRETAIRSLQAAGLEVSSISDVTPQPFNGCRPPKRRRV; translated from the coding sequence ATGCCTCCCAAGACTCGCTCCGGCGCGCGCCGCACTGGCCGCCGCGTCGTCAAGAAGAACGTGGCCGCAGGCCACGCATACATCAAGTCCACCTTCAACAACACCATCGTCTCCATTACGGACCCGAACGGTGCCGTGATCTCCTGGGCGTCCTCCGGCCACGTCGGCTTCAAGGGATCGCGCAAGTCCACCCCGTTCGCCGCGCAGATGGCCGCCGAGAACGCCGCCCGCAAGGCGATGGAGCACGGCATGAAGAAGGTTGACGTCTTTGTCAAGGGTCCCGGCTCCGGCCGCGAGACCGCCATCCGTTCGCTCCAGGCCGCCGGCCTGGAGGTGTCCTCGATCTCCGACGTGACGCCCCAGCCGTTTAACGGCTGCCGTCCGCCGAAGCGTCGTCGCGTTTAA
- the rpsD gene encoding 30S ribosomal protein S4, producing the protein MARYTGPATRKSRRLRVDLVGGDMSFERRPYPPGQAGRARIKESEYLLQLQEKQKARFTYGVMEKQFRRYYEEANRLPGKTGDNLLVLLESRLDNVVYRAGLARTRRQARQLVSHGHFTVNGKRTDVPSYRVSRYDIIDVREKSRAMLWFEEAQDNLVDSVVPAWLQVVPETLRILVHQLPERAQIDVPLQEQLIVELYSK; encoded by the coding sequence ATGGCTCGTTATACCGGCCCTGCTACCCGCAAGTCCCGTCGCCTCCGCGTCGACCTCGTCGGCGGTGACATGTCCTTCGAGCGCCGCCCCTACCCCCCGGGGCAGGCTGGCCGCGCCCGCATCAAGGAATCTGAGTACCTCCTCCAGCTGCAGGAGAAGCAGAAGGCCCGCTTCACCTACGGCGTGATGGAAAAGCAGTTCCGCCGCTACTACGAGGAGGCCAACCGCCTGCCTGGTAAGACCGGTGACAACCTGCTCGTCCTGCTCGAGTCCCGCCTGGACAACGTCGTCTACCGTGCCGGCCTGGCACGGACGCGTCGTCAAGCACGCCAGCTCGTCTCCCACGGCCACTTCACGGTCAACGGGAAGCGCACCGACGTGCCGTCCTACCGCGTCTCCCGGTACGACATCATCGATGTCCGCGAGAAGTCCCGCGCGATGCTGTGGTTCGAGGAGGCCCAGGACAACCTGGTCGACTCCGTCGTGCCGGCCTGGCTGCAGGTCGTTCCGGAGACCCTGCGCATCCTCGTGCACCAGCTGCCCGAGCGCGCCCAGATCGACGTTCCGCTGCAGGAGCAGCTCATCGTCGAGCTCTACTCGAAGTAG
- a CDS encoding DNA-directed RNA polymerase subunit alpha, with product MLISQRPQLTEEYIDTNRSKFVIEPLEPGFGYTLGNSLRRTLLSSIPGAAVTSIKIDGVLHEFTTINGVKENVSEIILNVKNIVLSSDSDEPVVMYLSKTGQGEVTAGDIETPADVVIHNPDLHIASLNESARLEMELVVERGRGYVPAVPNSGGEVGRIPVDQIYSPVTRVAYKVEATRVEQRTDFDKLIIDVETKNSMTARDALASAGSTLVELFGLARELNTSAEGIEIGPSPQETEFIAAYNMPIEDLNFSVRSYNCLKRQEIHSVGELAEYTETDLLDIRNFGQKSINEVKIKLASLGLTLKDAPEDFDPTQIEGYDAETGDYIDVSAEETE from the coding sequence ATGCTCATCTCACAGCGCCCTCAGCTGACCGAGGAGTACATCGACACCAACCGCTCGAAGTTCGTCATTGAACCGCTCGAGCCCGGTTTCGGCTACACCCTCGGAAACTCCCTGCGCCGCACGCTGCTCTCGTCCATCCCGGGCGCGGCCGTGACCTCGATCAAGATCGATGGTGTGCTCCACGAGTTCACCACGATCAACGGCGTGAAGGAAAACGTCTCCGAGATCATCCTCAACGTCAAAAACATCGTGCTCTCCTCCGACTCCGATGAGCCGGTCGTGATGTACCTGTCCAAGACGGGTCAGGGCGAGGTCACCGCGGGCGATATCGAGACCCCGGCGGACGTGGTCATCCACAACCCGGACCTCCACATCGCCTCGCTCAACGAGAGCGCTCGCCTGGAGATGGAGCTCGTCGTCGAGCGCGGCCGCGGCTACGTTCCGGCCGTGCCCAACTCGGGCGGGGAGGTCGGCCGCATCCCGGTCGACCAGATCTACTCCCCGGTCACCCGCGTGGCCTACAAGGTCGAGGCGACCCGTGTTGAGCAGCGCACCGACTTTGACAAGCTCATCATCGACGTGGAGACGAAGAACTCGATGACGGCGCGCGACGCGCTCGCCTCCGCCGGCTCGACGCTCGTCGAGCTCTTCGGCCTGGCACGCGAGCTCAACACCTCGGCAGAAGGCATCGAGATCGGCCCGTCCCCGCAGGAGACGGAGTTCATCGCCGCCTACAACATGCCGATTGAGGACCTGAACTTCTCCGTGCGCTCCTACAACTGTCTCAAGCGCCAGGAGATCCACTCCGTCGGTGAGCTCGCCGAGTACACCGAGACGGACCTGCTGGATATCCGCAACTTCGGGCAGAAGTCCATCAACGAGGTCAAGATCAAGCTCGCCTCGCTGGGCCTGACGCTGAAGGACGCACCGGAAGACTTCGACCCGACCCAGATCGAAGGCTACGACGCCGAGACGGGCGACTACATCGACGTCAGCGCGGAAGAGACCGAGTAA
- the rplQ gene encoding 50S ribosomal protein L17, with amino-acid sequence MPTPKKGARLGGSAANQKQIVSNLAMSLFEHGAIKTTEAKAKVLRPYAEKLITKAKKGTLADRRAVAAELPNKEIVAHLFNDLAPQFAGRDGGYTRSIKIGNRSGDNAPMTHISLVLEETVSSEASRAARAAASKQAEAESVESVESAEKVEEAPAVEAEETSAATEAAETDETAEGTEADEK; translated from the coding sequence ATGCCGACCCCTAAGAAGGGTGCCCGTCTCGGAGGCTCCGCCGCCAACCAGAAGCAGATCGTTTCTAACCTGGCGATGTCCCTCTTCGAGCACGGCGCCATCAAGACCACCGAGGCCAAGGCCAAGGTTCTGCGCCCCTACGCCGAGAAGCTGATCACCAAGGCGAAGAAGGGCACGCTGGCGGACCGCCGCGCCGTGGCCGCCGAGCTGCCGAACAAGGAGATCGTTGCGCACCTGTTCAACGACCTCGCGCCGCAGTTTGCCGGCCGCGACGGCGGCTACACCCGCTCCATCAAGATTGGCAACCGCTCCGGCGACAACGCGCCCATGACCCACATCTCCCTCGTCCTCGAGGAGACCGTGTCGTCCGAGGCGTCCCGCGCCGCCCGCGCCGCAGCCTCCAAGCAGGCTGAGGCTGAGTCTGTGGAGTCTGTGGAGTCCGCCGAGAAGGTCGAGGAGGCCCCCGCGGTCGAGGCCGAGGAGACCTCGGCAGCGACCGAAGCCGCTGAGACGGACGAGACTGCAGAGGGCACCGAGGCCGACGAGAAGTAG
- the truA gene encoding tRNA pseudouridine(38-40) synthase TruA, producing MHPAQTDKTIRLRLDIAYDGTDFHGWARQADQADGTPTRTVQATLEDALTTVLRTPSELTVAGRTDAGVHASGQVAHLDVPAAALEQRSIDGDPARLVRRLAKLLPADVRVRAVREVSPLFDARFSALTRSYVYRVTTHPAGPLPTRARDTAVWGKPVDIERAQAAADLVAGLHDFAAFCKAKPHATTVREVVSMRWVEASTREEPKVYEAHVEADAFCWNMVRALVATCLKVGEGAREAEWVSELLGQRRRNPQVGLAPAHGLTLVRVAYPPPEDYGRRAQATRARRE from the coding sequence ATGCACCCCGCCCAGACCGACAAGACGATACGACTGCGCCTCGACATCGCCTACGACGGCACGGATTTCCACGGCTGGGCGCGGCAGGCCGACCAGGCGGACGGCACGCCCACGCGCACGGTCCAGGCGACGCTCGAGGATGCGCTGACGACGGTGCTGCGCACCCCCTCAGAGCTCACCGTCGCCGGGCGCACCGACGCCGGCGTTCACGCCTCCGGGCAGGTCGCCCACCTCGACGTCCCGGCGGCCGCTCTCGAGCAGCGCTCCATCGACGGAGACCCCGCCCGCCTGGTGAGGCGCCTTGCCAAGCTCTTGCCCGCCGACGTGCGGGTACGCGCGGTGCGCGAGGTCTCTCCGCTTTTCGACGCCCGCTTCTCCGCCCTCACCCGCTCCTACGTCTACCGGGTGACCACGCACCCCGCCGGGCCCCTGCCCACCCGCGCGCGGGACACCGCCGTGTGGGGCAAGCCGGTGGACATCGAGCGGGCGCAGGCCGCCGCCGACCTCGTCGCGGGCCTGCACGACTTCGCGGCGTTTTGCAAGGCCAAGCCGCATGCGACGACGGTGCGGGAGGTGGTGTCGATGCGGTGGGTGGAGGCGTCGACACGCGAAGAGCCCAAGGTGTACGAGGCGCACGTCGAAGCCGACGCGTTTTGCTGGAACATGGTGCGCGCGCTCGTGGCCACCTGCCTGAAGGTGGGGGAGGGCGCGCGCGAGGCCGAGTGGGTCTCCGAGCTCCTCGGGCAGCGCCGCCGCAACCCCCAGGTCGGGCTCGCCCCGGCCCACGGCCTCACCCTCGTGCGGGTGGCCTACCCGCCGCCGGAGGACTACGGGCGGCGCGCGCAGGCGACCAGGGCGCGGCGCGAATAG
- a CDS encoding DUF6541 family protein, with amino-acid sequence MTVTGALAIALAMFVLPGFILSWVAGAKAPVALASALPVTFGVVGFSAWFWGLTSARFNLLTFTISYLIALALAAVWRWATDYRRHPAGTPLRQRLLREGWRAGSILDPAWILPAVGAVTGSVLFIGDRLGWLARTPHGLGNIVQGWDVQWHANVVRFILDEGIASPTRMGELQNVETYAQLLYPTGYHSAIAMFAQAAGLEPIPALNVASAILPGLALPVGMACLVFAMTQSRGLTTQIAAALSAIAIYAAPTVMWVPEYVGMWPYLFALCLSGIVIWQFCSLPARPETALPAVIGFIGILEVHPSAGTVVALAVFLYWATRLIFVPVRTRLQDFALIAGPALIGGLALLPQILQGSAQAEEVAEWVAHPDDATDTPWMDVLMMHTRHAEQFFPDFNATALLWLAAGGAVALIAWRRLIWPLLFFGISAAAAVNVLEPVGGPFGAVLDAIGSFHYNTAHRLVMPVSMLTVAGAAIGVAAALRLVAAAPLAVRSGSARWQKASISASLVLAIAAGAATTWWVVNTAREPARAAYVGSRADTRMVNDDDRMAFDWLATQPAAWEGLTLGEPDDGYSWLYAYNGVPTAARHYLYPVGGRGSEHDLLYWHTDFLGQGLRGDASADNPVDRAARDLNVKFILVSPENFWFHVVPRYEMLKALLPGGAATPVYQRGGTVIYAVDEAFTRAEINDMRRDAVKHGSEELPRLKQMSSAPASVGDLAGGGSAAWYGVSY; translated from the coding sequence ATGACGGTAACCGGCGCGCTGGCAATCGCGCTTGCCATGTTCGTCCTCCCCGGATTCATCCTCTCCTGGGTGGCCGGGGCGAAGGCGCCGGTTGCGCTCGCCAGCGCGCTGCCGGTGACCTTCGGGGTGGTCGGCTTCAGCGCCTGGTTCTGGGGCCTGACCTCGGCGCGTTTTAACCTGCTGACCTTTACTATCAGCTACCTCATTGCGCTCGCCCTCGCGGCGGTCTGGCGCTGGGCAACCGATTACAGGCGGCACCCGGCGGGCACGCCCCTCAGGCAGCGCCTGCTCAGGGAGGGCTGGCGGGCAGGCAGCATCCTCGACCCGGCCTGGATCCTCCCGGCCGTGGGTGCAGTGACCGGCTCGGTGCTGTTCATCGGCGATAGGTTGGGGTGGCTGGCGCGCACGCCGCACGGGCTCGGCAACATCGTCCAGGGCTGGGACGTGCAGTGGCACGCCAACGTCGTGCGCTTCATCCTCGACGAGGGGATCGCCTCGCCGACGCGGATGGGAGAGCTGCAAAACGTGGAGACATACGCGCAGCTTCTCTATCCCACCGGCTACCATTCGGCGATCGCGATGTTCGCACAGGCCGCCGGGCTAGAGCCGATCCCGGCGCTCAACGTCGCCTCTGCAATTCTGCCGGGGCTCGCGCTGCCGGTCGGGATGGCCTGCCTCGTCTTTGCGATGACGCAGTCACGCGGGCTTACCACCCAGATCGCCGCTGCGCTTTCCGCGATTGCAATCTACGCCGCTCCGACGGTGATGTGGGTGCCCGAATACGTCGGCATGTGGCCCTACCTCTTTGCGCTCTGCCTCAGCGGCATCGTCATCTGGCAGTTCTGTTCGCTTCCCGCGCGCCCCGAAACCGCGCTGCCGGCGGTGATCGGCTTCATCGGGATCCTCGAGGTCCACCCCTCCGCGGGCACGGTCGTCGCGCTGGCGGTGTTCCTCTACTGGGCAACCCGCCTTATCTTCGTTCCAGTGAGGACCCGGTTGCAGGACTTCGCGCTGATCGCGGGCCCGGCGCTTATCGGCGGGCTGGCGCTTCTGCCGCAGATCCTCCAGGGCTCTGCGCAGGCCGAAGAGGTTGCCGAGTGGGTCGCGCACCCCGACGACGCCACCGATACCCCGTGGATGGACGTGCTGATGATGCACACCCGCCACGCCGAGCAGTTCTTCCCCGACTTCAATGCCACCGCGCTGCTCTGGCTCGCTGCAGGCGGGGCGGTAGCGCTCATCGCGTGGCGACGCCTCATCTGGCCCCTGCTCTTCTTCGGCATCTCGGCCGCCGCCGCCGTCAACGTCTTGGAGCCGGTGGGCGGGCCTTTCGGCGCCGTCCTCGACGCGATCGGCAGCTTCCACTACAACACCGCCCACCGTCTCGTCATGCCGGTGAGCATGCTCACCGTGGCCGGTGCGGCGATCGGGGTGGCCGCGGCGCTGCGGCTCGTTGCCGCCGCGCCGCTGGCGGTGCGCAGCGGATCGGCGCGGTGGCAGAAGGCGTCGATAAGCGCCTCGCTCGTGCTCGCGATCGCCGCGGGCGCGGCCACCACGTGGTGGGTTGTCAACACCGCCCGCGAACCGGCGCGCGCGGCCTACGTAGGCTCGCGGGCGGATACGCGGATGGTCAACGACGACGACCGCATGGCCTTCGACTGGCTGGCCACGCAGCCCGCGGCCTGGGAGGGGCTCACGCTCGGCGAGCCCGACGACGGCTACTCCTGGCTCTACGCCTACAACGGCGTGCCGACGGCCGCGCGGCACTACCTCTACCCGGTCGGCGGCCGCGGCTCCGAGCACGACCTGCTCTACTGGCACACCGACTTCCTCGGCCAGGGCCTGCGTGGCGACGCCTCAGCCGACAACCCCGTCGACCGCGCCGCGCGCGACCTGAACGTGAAGTTCATCCTGGTCAGCCCGGAGAACTTCTGGTTCCACGTCGTGCCGCGCTACGAGATGCTCAAGGCACTCCTGCCCGGCGGAGCGGCCACTCCCGTCTACCAGCGCGGCGGGACTGTGATCTACGCCGTCGACGAGGCATTTACGCGCGCCGAGATCAACGACATGCGCCGCGACGCAGTCAAACATGGCTCCGAGGAGCTGCCTCGGTTGAAGCAGATGTCGTCGGCGCCGGCGTCGGTGGGCGATCTGGCGGGCGGCGGGTCTGCCGCTTGGTATGGGGTTTCGTACTAG
- the eccB gene encoding type VII secretion protein EccB, with protein sequence MAQQRRLLPTTRPQVSGHRFMRRRVEHGLVFGDIRMIHDPLATRQRATIFGLIAVALVCAMMALFAWLRPNADPGDAPILRASTGELYVRVDDTVHPVANLTSARLIVGAPEEPRRIGDEHLLELPRGVPVGIGTAPAAFAPKDAEDVVWSACMQGDRVRVIAGEPMKPLDRGRAVLAEADGKEWMVTADGRIMVPDASGESGRVIRRGLGIDAKTPRWRPAPEMLDVAAELPPLEIPSPLPGILSADGKHWARTDGGIQPITPAQADVLAAAGAQRDEASAAELAALPDAAPPAEIRLPDLAPEWVDPARETPCLGENRGAATSVETPGGEVHPIALSGEAVADEFAGLAEGAVAVETAHGFHVVSGQGMRHLAEQEVLEQVGAVHTERVPWEIIALLPAGEDLTRAAALRATY encoded by the coding sequence ATGGCTCAACAGCGCCGCCTGCTGCCGACGACACGCCCGCAGGTCTCCGGCCACAGGTTCATGCGCCGCCGCGTTGAGCACGGCCTGGTCTTCGGCGATATCCGTATGATCCACGACCCGCTGGCCACGCGCCAGCGCGCCACGATCTTCGGGCTCATCGCCGTGGCCCTCGTCTGCGCGATGATGGCGCTGTTCGCGTGGCTACGCCCCAACGCCGACCCCGGCGACGCCCCAATCCTGCGCGCGTCCACGGGCGAGCTCTACGTGCGTGTCGACGATACCGTCCACCCCGTGGCCAACCTCACCTCCGCCCGGCTTATCGTCGGTGCCCCGGAGGAGCCCCGTCGCATTGGTGATGAGCACCTGCTGGAACTACCGCGTGGGGTGCCGGTCGGCATCGGCACCGCGCCGGCCGCGTTCGCGCCGAAGGATGCGGAGGATGTGGTGTGGTCGGCGTGCATGCAGGGAGATCGGGTGCGGGTCATCGCCGGGGAGCCGATGAAGCCCCTCGACCGAGGCCGCGCCGTGCTCGCCGAGGCAGACGGCAAGGAGTGGATGGTCACCGCCGACGGGCGGATTATGGTGCCCGATGCCTCGGGCGAGTCGGGTCGGGTGATCCGCCGCGGGCTGGGGATAGACGCAAAGACGCCGCGCTGGCGGCCCGCGCCGGAGATGCTCGACGTCGCCGCCGAGCTGCCGCCGCTGGAGATCCCGAGCCCGCTTCCCGGCATCCTCTCCGCCGACGGGAAGCATTGGGCGCGCACCGATGGGGGAATCCAGCCGATCACCCCCGCGCAGGCGGACGTCTTGGCCGCCGCGGGAGCGCAGCGAGACGAGGCGAGCGCCGCCGAGCTCGCCGCGCTCCCGGATGCGGCCCCGCCGGCGGAGATCCGCCTTCCCGATCTCGCCCCGGAGTGGGTGGACCCGGCAAGGGAGACTCCCTGCCTGGGCGAAAACCGCGGCGCCGCGACGAGCGTGGAGACGCCAGGCGGGGAGGTCCACCCCATCGCGCTTTCGGGCGAGGCGGTCGCCGACGAGTTCGCTGGCCTCGCTGAGGGCGCCGTGGCGGTGGAGACGGCGCACGGCTTCCACGTCGTCTCGGGGCAGGGAATGCGCCACCTCGCCGAGCAAGAGGTGTTGGAGCAGGTAGGCGCGGTGCACACCGAGCGGGTGCCGTGGGAGATTATCGCGCTGCTGCCCGCGGGCGAGGACCTGACCCGCGCCGCGGCCCTCCGAGCAACGTACTAG